The Hordeum vulgare subsp. vulgare chromosome 4H, MorexV3_pseudomolecules_assembly, whole genome shotgun sequence genomic interval TCCAATGAAGCCTCGTCTTATACTAAGCAAGAAAAGTGAAGCACCCGTGGTTGATGCAACGGAGTATAGAAGTGTGGTCCGAAAGTTGAGGTATCTCACGAATACAAGACCAGACTTGGCCTATTCCGTTGACATAGTGAGTCACTTCATGGAAGCACCCACGACGAAATACTGGACAACTGTGGAAAATATACTCAGGTACATCAAAGGGACAACAAACTTCGGTTGTGTCTAtttgagagagaagaagaaggagatgctgGAGCTATTGGTCTACAGTGATAGCGACATGTCAGGAGATGTGGACGACCGTATAAGTACCTCGGACGTGGTATATTTCTTGGAAGGAAATATAGTGAGTTGGCTATTACAAAAGTTGAAAGTGGTCCCATTATCCTCACGTGAAGAAGAGTATATTGCAGCTGCAACCGCGGTGTTTCAAGGTGTGTGTCTAGGAAGGCTACTCGGTGACCTCACAGGTAAGGAACGAGTGGTGCACAACGTTGACGACAAGTCTACAATCTCTCTGTGGAAGAATCCAGTGCGTCATGATAGACGCACAGACATCGATACGAGGTATCGGTACCTACGGGAGTGCGTGGAAGAAAGCAAGATTGACGTCAACTACATTTGCACTGACGACCAGCTTGCAGATATCCTGACCAAGTCTTTGGGACGACAGAAGTTTACACAGATGCGGAGAAGGATCGGCGTCCAAAGCTGTGAAGTGAGGACATCGTGTTTAGGGGGGTGATTGTTGGAATTAACCACGAGTCCTAGTCCGGCTTGGACTTGGAACCGTCACCGTGTAGGTATAGGATTAGTAGTTGTCTTGGTTAGCTATTATATATACGTACAAGTACCCCTGTAATATTGTATCAAATCAAAGCAATACAATCAAAGGCTCGATACGAGCCTCTGGCAATCATCTCGGCGTCTTCAGTGTTTCGTGTGCGTGTTCCGTTGCTTGAACTGGTGCTGGTTCGATCAACCTTGAGGTTGTGCAAGCTAGTTCACATCTGCTACGTGAGAATCCATCCAGCTGCATGCCTGCCTGCTAGCTAGCTTTGTACGTACACCTTGTCTCAGGAAGAATCGATCGATCGTGGTATTGTACGTATGAGTTCGGTCGATGGAAAGTACTCGTCAAGGAGCCGACGTACAACGCTTGATCGGGCCTTTTGCCAACAGTGTTGTATCCCTCTACCTCTTTGTGAAACTGTTCTCTCTTCTATCCAATTCGTCCCAAAAATAAGTCTCTTAAATTAAATACAATTTTACTTTAAAGTTGATTAAATTTAAGACACTTGTTTAGAACGGAGGGAGCTCCTATCAATAAAAAAtacattttttttttgaaaaggaggatgactTCCGGCCtctgcagccattttattaattatgcaCAAAGATtttacaaagtaatacatcaatATATCTGAAGCCGCTCTCTTGATAATAtttgtcgctactcctatccaatgatgaaggggtgcaaaaagtgtgagccacatacccagacctctcacctagcctaacatctaaagccggaggccccgatcgagccacataccgggtcaggggcacaaaccggtccaaCGCACCCTCATAGTTCGTCGCCTCCGCTTAccatcaatccatcttcagaaGAGTTACTGAGGCATCGACCTTGCAAGGCCTGCCGTCGATGCCCCCACGGCGCCAGACAGCGCCTCCTCCCTACGCGCGGTCATCATCACAATCTGTCGCCGAGACTTTGTTGCGCCTCGTCGCCGAGACTCCACGACGTCGATGTGTCACAAGGAACGCCGCTCCACCGTAGATGCCGACCAATGATCCCTCGAGCCCGTGTGTATCTTCATGAATGACGCCCCCAAGAAGGAAAAGACACCAGAGCGTCGCCGTCATCCGATCtactgatctagggtttcccccggaggtaGCAAAGAGTGGCCCTGAACTTCTCCTCGGCGATGCCTTCAGGAAGGGAACGACGTAGACAACGCCGCCATCGCCGGCTTTGGCAGTAGCCGAAAGCAAGCTTTTACCTAGATCTGTTCGAAGAACCCATCTCTCCTGCACGGACCACCACATCATGCGACGTCCCCGGGAGCGGGATCCCAAGATCCGCCGCCACCGGCAACGCCACAAGGACCCACTACCTGACCGTCATCCCTGACGAAGGGGATGGCGCCACCACCTTGTTCAGATCTAGCATTATCCGAGGAGGAGAACCGATCTGGGGTTGTGAACCCCAGATCCGTCGGCAGCCCCCGCAGTGCCGCTAGGATCCCATCGGGCCGCCGCCCGAGCGCGTCAACTCCGCCTCCATGCCGTACGTCCAGGGACGCCGTTGCATCTCAGCCAGAGGATCCCCTCGTGAAGAAGGGAAGAAGGCCCGCCgtccgccggcctcctcctctgGCGGCGGGGAAGCAGGGGAGGAGGGAGGTCGAGGACGGCGACGGCTGGGCGCCCGAGTCGCCTCCCTGAAGGCCACGCGAGCCTAAAAAATACATAAGCTATGCGTACTTGTAATTTCTTTTTAGTCATTTTGTGTGGTCTAATTAAGCCTGTGAGGCTATCACGAAACAACGAGCAATCTTAACCACGGACCGACCGCAGAGGATCACACCTCCTATCTGAAATGAACAAACGCACGTTGCATTCCATCACTTGATTGAAATGACCGAAGAACATGGGCAGCTAGCACACTGCTTAATTAGCAGACTCCTCGTATCAGCTCCAGCACGCACATCAAATCAAGCGCATTGCATGCATGTCCTTCCATGTCGATGAGACCATCATCGCCCGCATGCTGCTCCCGCGTGGAGTTCGCCGTGTCGAGGGACAAGCGCCCatgcaccaccaccagcagcactATCACATCACACACTGTTTGATCGACGGGAAACCGATCGGCCACATCGTCCTGCCTGCGCACAACGTTTGCATTCCATCTCGTGTCCATGTATCATTGACAGCCATCCGATGATGGATTGATGGCCCCGGCCGGTCAAGTTGAAGCCCTGCACCATGATGTGGACGCACATGCTGATGACTTGATTTCGATTAGGGTCGGAAAAGTCTTAAATTTGTAGGATCGAGAGTTGTTAGATTTACCACTGTGAACAGGATAGATCGATGGTGATCGAGCAGCAGTGGTTTCCGACGTGCAATTAGCGTACTGCTGTAGTTGTCTAGCTATCCGCGCGCGCTGTCACTTGTGGTATGGGGAGTTGAAAAATATCAGTGTTGCTGTCACGTATGAGAAATATCCATGCACGTTTCACTTTTGCAAAGGTGGCATAACACCGTTGTCACTGTCGCCATAGCCCATAGGTAGGGTGCATAGGCATCTCCAACATGTTGGTGCACGGCGAATATATATAGGCCCTGTTTCTTTCAAAATTCCGGGACTTTTTTTTAATCCcaacttaaaagtccctagtccctacccgtttgttttCAGGGACTAAAAAGGAAATAGAGATCATaaaatgacatgtaaaaagacTATGTTGTCCCTGGGGAGCAGCTTCCCCCGCCCTTCGTTCCGCTTCACCGCCCCCGCGCCTCCGCCGCCCAGCACCTGCAGGGCCTCCTGTTTCGTCAAGGGGAGGAAGGGGTCGCGGCCGAGCGCACtggcagcggcggcagcggggggTAGGGAactggcagcggcggcggcgggaaccggcggcggcggcggcgggaaccGGCGTGGGCGGCGGGAACCGGCGGGGGCGGCGGGaattggcggcggcggcggcggcgggggggtaGGGAActggcgggggcggcggcggggtagggaactggcggcggcggcggcggcggcggcggccgaggtgGGAGACGCGAGGGGCAGCGCGAGCGGGAGGTGCAGACGCGAGCGGCTGGAGGAGACGAGGAGTGGATAACGCGATGCGGTGGGCAGTGTaggaaaaagtcccaaaaagtccctcccaCAGGTACTTCTCCAATAGTCCCAAACAGTCcactttagtccctaaaagtccctcctgtttgtttcacatgagACTTTTTagaactttttttagtccctacatcaaAAAGTCCGTGGAAACAAACACCCCATAGATGGCTCCGAATCTTGACGAAAACAATGTACGAGTTAACGAGGACCATCTGCAGAGTTTGCATGCAGAGGGCGAATTCCCAGCAGCTACCGTTTCAAAATGTGCAGAGCAGCGTCAGCCCGGCGCCACCCTCCTCCTCTGCCATCGTCGATCGGGTAAGTCGCATAGCTGTTTTTTACAGTACTATCTGCCAGTAAACATACGAAACCAAGTGGGTTACTAGCTGATACAGGCCAAACACATGCTACTGTGTGGCAGCCTGAGCATATGCAAGGTAGCAGCAGTGAAGCGAATCGTATGGTTGTTTGTTCCCTTGCCCAAGGTCAAACCACGCGCATGTCAGTCAGTACTTCTCTCAAGTCGTTTTCTACTGCTACCAGCAGCAGTTTTATTACTGTCCCCGTACCACTGCGTCGGTCGTGCCGACACTGATCGTCGGGGCCGGCCGTGGTCAGGTCAGAGAGAATTACCAGTAAGCTGTTGCTGGTGCAGGCAGGGAGGCAGGGCCGCAGGGCGCTCGGGGGTCGGGGGTGACCGCGCACGGCAGCCGGCAGGGGCTCGGCTCGGCTCGTGATGACGAcgggagaggaggagaggagggcgcGCAAAGCCAAAAGCAACCGCGGCTTTTCTCCCTCCTCGGGACGGTGGCCGAGGCCGAGGCCGGAGCGACATGATTGACGAGCGCGCCTCGCAAAAGTTGCACTGATGATGGCGACCTCGCCGGCCGGTTTTGGTCAGCTCGGCTCGGCTGCGCGTGCGCGTGCCGCGCGCGGCATCTGCATGCCCCAGTCGAAATCGAGGGCGCGGGAGCTCGAGTAGGGCGAGATCGATGGGACACGCCATGCGTGTACGTACCCACGTAAGGGATGCATGATGGCATGCCATCCGGTCTCCGTCTCCGGCTCCGGCCGGGTGTGGATGCGTGCGCCTGGCATGGCTGCATGGATGACGGGATATAGACATGGAGGGTCATGATGGGTGCTGTGATGAATGGTGTACTCTActggggtgtgtgtgtgtgtgcgtgtgttgtACCAGGCTTCTTGAGATCCGTTGACTCCATGAATCGGAGTACGTATGTTGGTGCCAACAGGCGCTCAGGGAGAAGCACCAATGCCTGTCGATCTGCTGGCCTGGCTCGGCTCTGGTTTGGGTGTATGCAATCATGTCATGGTGCGTTCATGTGCTTTTTTGAGGGGTGCTTAGGACATGTTTGGTTTCAAATAAGTCATCAACTTACAAGTTCAAAAGTGCAAAAAGTGACTTATTCTACCAAAcagacccaacttataagtcatccaAAATTATAAATCATAAGCTGCTCCATCcaaacttaaaacttataagtcatcCAATTTTACGTGGAAAGGTGTggtcaggtgacttataagtcagatgacaaccaaacatgcgtgacttataagtcactggttttcagtcacctgacttattgaaaccaaacaAGCCCTTATATGTGCTGGTAACAGTTGAGCCGTAGGTGCAGTAGAAGAACTGAGACTAAGagctttttattttagttttgtttAGCCTTAGTCAACTGAGACTTTCTTATGTCTCGGTTGATGCTATAGTCATTTAATCTTGCATGGAGATTCGTACATTTTTGTGTGTTTATATACTACATCACTTGACTAAGACTTGGTTAAGTCTCAGTCGACTGAAACCTAGTCATACCCTTTTTTTTTTCAGGGGCTGGCAGTGTGTGAATTGACTGAAATACGAATTTGAGTCAGTCCATGGTTCTCAACCCTTGTTCTCTAATCTAACGGTCAGTGGTCATCTTCCACCTCCAATTGTTTTTTGAAAACACACCACAACACATATCCTTCCCCTCGACGCTTTCTAAACCGCTCCACGCCAAACACCATGCCCGCGTACGGCGGTGCTCCCACGCCAGCCTCGCCGCTTCGCCCTCCCCTCAACCTCTCCCCATTGGCATGCTTCCGCCGCCCCGACCATCCCTTTAGCCCCAACGATGGTCGGTTTTTTCGCCGGCGAACTTGCACCATCGTCGTGGTGCCGCCACCCAGCATCGTTGTGCTGCCGTCAGCCAGCGCCGACCCTAAGATAAATGACGGGGAAGCATGTAAGTGAGCTAATGCCTTTACTCCGGCGAATTTTTCCTACTCACCGACGCTTGCTTCATACAAGCTTCGACTAACCCTAATTTGATTTTCAGGTGAATGACATTTTTAGAATTACACGGAAATTATCTTACATTGTATAAACCTTTTGCAAAAAAgtcatgatttttttaaatacatgaactttttcaaatttaCATTTTTTGGAAACTGCATAGTTCCATAAAATATAACTATTAATATTTTCGAAtaaaacaaaattatgaaagaaaaataataatcacAACTAACAATAATCGACTTGAAATGAACGAAGCAACATCACGTGCGGGCCAACCCATAGTAAGGAAACGAACAAAGTTTGCACAATTAATTAGCATCTTCAGGATCATCAAAACAAGTGGCGGAGCCACCTCTTGGTTACCGGGGCAGCTGCCCGGGCTCAATCATGCATTCACGTTTGAATAATTGCAGCAAATGAAGAGCTAACTATCAATTTTTAGGGGCAAATAACTGATAGACAGCAACTCTATATACTTTGCCCCGGCTCGTCCGGCGAGCTGGCCCCGCCACTGATCAAAACCTTCAGATTGTACATATATACTTCCTTGATAATACTTTTATTTAGACAAGTTATTTTAGCATGTATCTCTCATATCTCGCaataaaaaaagcaaaaaatGTTATAAAAAATCAAATAGACTTAAGCATCATTACTCGCAAGAAAGTCTTGTTATAGCCAATTCCTTACATTTTTTAAAACACATTCCCGACAATATGAGCTTTACGAATGGTCACATTACCTCCACATGATCTATTTGATTACAACATAGTTTTCGTATATTAATTCCATTTCAGAATTTATGTCAAAGCCATCTATTTGATTACAACATAGTTTTCGTATATTAATTCCATTTCAGAATTTATGTCAAAGCCATGCGTTGGAGCTAGGGATCACCATTGCTTCTGGTAGTTTCCATCATATCATCCTCTAGGCTGAATATTTTGTTCTCAAACCACTAAGGTGTTTTTGAACTCTATTTGTCTTGCGCGGCTGGTAATCTTGTCCTAAGTTTTTGCATCACATATACCGGTTCAGTCGTGGAGATGATTTGCGGAATTATTTCCGACCCTTTTTACCATCATTGAAGATACAATAATCTCATCAAGCTTCATCTTCCTTTCAGTCACAAAATCGACGATACTTGTCTTTTATTTACATATAATATGGGCATGCCTTTGTAAAAGGTAAGTAGGCACCGTACATTTCTGAATTTTCTAAATCTTGTCTATTCTAATGATTCTGTGCACCTTTGCTGTAAAGGCCGGAGATTATTttcattttgaaaagaaaaaagatACACCCGAGCAAGAAAACCAAACGCCGATTGAACCTGTTTCGTTTCTTGACAGGACGAAGTAGAAAACACTGCTTCTTGACATAAGGAAAATAGAAAATACTGGAAAAGAGACGCCAGTCACGCCCTTGTCTTTATTTATGTGCATGCCTTGATAGTAGTAGGTCGGTAGGCAGCTTACATCATTCGTACTGAGCCCGTGCCACACTTATTTATTCTACTCCCGCGTATTACACACACAAGTCCAGCTCTTAAACCGGCACGGGCTCACTGACAGTGGTGGCATTTCAGATCGCACCGGTTGCCATCCTCAGGAACGTCTCCACGGCTTCGTCGCCGCGCCCGCGGTCACCACGGCGGCGGTgccgctcctgctcctgctcctgctctcggCTCTGCTGCTCGGGTCCGGCGACGAAGCCCTCGTCCTGATCCTGTGCGCGGAACACCTCTTGCACCTCCCTCGCCGGCCTGCCGAACGTGAGCTCCTGGGCGGGGCTGCCGAGCTTGCCGATCACGTTGTTCCTCCCGGCGAGCCATACCCTCTCGTTCCTCTCGGCGTTGATCTCGAAGCACACCACCTGGAGGTTGCTGCTGCCTTGGGACGACGAGATCTCCACCACCGGATGGCCGGGCGGCACCACGAACGCCGAGCCGCGCGACACCCGCGCACGGACCGTCTCGTACctctgctgctcctcctcctcctccgactcggaCTCGGACCCGCGACGACGTTGCTGCCGTTGgtcgtcctcctcttcctcgcgccGCCTGCCCTTTCCGTGCTCTCGCTCGCTCTCGCTTTCGCGGCCAAGGTGCGGACACACGATCTGCACCTCGCCCTCGCCTTCCAGCACGACGGCGAGCTTGAACGACTGCGTGTTCAGGTACGGCGCCGTCATAGAACCCTGCCGTTGACACATGCATCCACGAAAACAAAATTTGAGTAACTAATCAAGCTATCGTGCGACGATACGACGAGACGCTGGAGGTTGGTGACGCACCGGCGTGATGTTGGCAACGGCGACCCGGACGTCCTGGTTGGCGAGAGCGTGAAAGCTGCGGGCGTCGGCCTCGTAGAGGCGGCCATGGCGGTTGGCGATCTTTGGGCGCTGCTCCAGAAGGTTGAAGGTGTCGCGGGAGTCGCCGCGGAACGGAGGGAGAGGCCAGCGGTGGCCCTGCCCGCCCTCGGCCGCCTCGCGACGCAGCTCACGGAGCTGCTCCTCGGACGCGCGGACGATGGACACGGACCTCGTCTTCTCCTGGCCTTGGCGCTGGTTGAACAGCCTCTCAAGCCGCTCATCGGAGGTCTGCATGATCACGTTCAGAAATTAACCTatcgatgcatgcatgcatgcatgtaagtAGGTACGTACCTTGAAAGCCGCTCGGAGCACGCGTTTGCTCAAACTCGCCAGCAGAGGCTTGACCGACAAAAACTGCATGGGATACCCACGTGTCAGTCAGTCAGTTAGTGCGTTTGTCATCCATTCAAGAAATTCGAGCTGCATGACGGTTTTACTTGCCTGGAACTTGCCGGGCACGGAGATGGTGTGGAGGATCTTGGCGATGACCAGCTTCCTCCGGCCGTCGGTGTTAGCCAGGTGCATGATCGACCCCGCCGGCGCCACGATGACATCGCCTTCCTTGACGGTGTAGGACCGCTTCTCGCCGTTCTCGATCACCGTCAGCACCCCCTCGCCTGCATGCATGCAGGCATGCGCACGTTAGTTACCATCGACCTGTACGGATGGACATATATGCGTGCGTGCGGACGTACCTTGAGCGACGTAGCCGACGCCGTCCGCGTCCGTGAATCCCGGCACGACGAACGCGCGCGGGTTCACCTCCATGATGGCGACACGGTAGTCCCTGATGCCCCGGAGGAGCCTGGACACTTGGTCGAACGGGCGAAGGGCCCTCACGAACCCGTGGTCGCTCTGGATGATGCGACGGAAGCTCCGCGGGCCGAACACGTACGGCCGGCGGCTGTCCCCTTGCTCCTCATCACGCTCTCCCTCGCCGCGCCGGCCTCGGCCACGGCCCTCTTCCTCCTCACGCTCTCCCTCGCCGTGCCGTCCACGGCCACGGCCACGCTCCTCCTCGCGCTCTCCCTCGCCATGCCGGCCATGGCCACGGCCACGCTCCTCTTCACGCTCTCCCTCGCCGTGCCGGCCACGGCCACGGCCATGCTCCTCCTCACGCTCTCCCTCGCCATGCCGGCCACGGCCACGGCCGTGCTCCTCCTCACGCTCTCCCTCGCCGTGCCAGCCACGGCCAcggccctgctcctcctcctgctcgtgCCTTCCGTGCTGCTGCTGGTCGTCCCTGCACTCCTGCACGCACCGGGCATGCGAGTACCGCGGCCGCTCCTGCCGGCATCGCTGCACGCACTGCTGCAGCGAGTGCCCGCCGCGcctgtcatcctcgtcgtcatggGAGGCGGAAACAGCCGCGGCGAAGAGAAGGCTGGTgccgaggagaaagaggagagggATGGTTGCTTTGGCTCGGGTCGCCATGGTTTAGCTCGCTCAGTGTGTGTGACTCTGCTGGTGCTGGGGAATGGAGCTCGGGGCACCGTATTTGTAGCGCGCGCGCCGCTGTACGTGGCGCCCTGGCGCGGCTACGTGGAGGGGAGCTGCGTGCCAGAGGGGAGGCGGGCCGCCACGTCGCACGGCCGTGCTTATCGGGCCATCGGCGAGGTGCGTGCCAGCTTGGGCGTCGCGTGTCGTGGAGCGCTCCTGCTCGCGGCGGAGCTGGTTGAGTGGATTGCGATGCGGTGCTTGGTACAGAGCTCGATGGACAACTCGAGGAGAGCGTCCGATGAGTCCAGTATCTAGGAGACGTGCCCAGTGGCTACCCGGGCTCTGAACAGAGCTTCTCCACGCGAAAGTTTTATGCAACAGAATAAAACATTTCTTCTTGATTTCGAAGTTGATAGTTTTCTTCTAATCTAACTCATTATTCTAGGTGCTTGGATTCAACATTTAAGTATCTTCCTATCGACGTCGCTCTATATTCTTCAAGAAAAATGACGGCTAGGGTTTCTGCCTTCTATTGGCGGCGCCGAGATGTGCCTTGTTTTTCTAGGGTTTGTATTCTATTCA includes:
- the LOC123446971 gene encoding 63 kDa globulin-like protein yields the protein MATRAKATIPLLFLLGTSLLFAAAVSASHDDEDDRRGGHSLQQCVQRCRQERPRYSHARCVQECRDDQQQHGRHEQEEEQGRGRGWHGEGEREEEHGRGRGRHGEGEREEEHGRGRGRHGEGEREEERGRGHGRHGEGEREEERGRGRGRHGEGEREEEEGRGRGRRGEGERDEEQGDSRRPYVFGPRSFRRIIQSDHGFVRALRPFDQVSRLLRGIRDYRVAIMEVNPRAFVVPGFTDADGVGYVAQGEGVLTVIENGEKRSYTVKEGDVIVAPAGSIMHLANTDGRRKLVIAKILHTISVPGKFQFLSVKPLLASLSKRVLRAAFKTSDERLERLFNQRQGQEKTRSVSIVRASEEQLRELRREAAEGGQGHRWPLPPFRGDSRDTFNLLEQRPKIANRHGRLYEADARSFHALANQDVRVAVANITPGSMTAPYLNTQSFKLAVVLEGEGEVQIVCPHLGRESESEREHGKGRRREEEEDDQRQQRRRGSESESEEEEEQQRYETVRARVSRGSAFVVPPGHPVVEISSSQGSSNLQVVCFEINAERNERVWLAGRNNVIGKLGSPAQELTFGRPAREVQEVFRAQDQDEGFVAGPEQQSREQEQEQERHRRRGDRGRGDEAVETFLRMATGAI